ATCTTTTTATATACGGATTCCATACCGTTAAAGAATTTATCAAAGCCTGCATATATGAAAGAAAAGATTTTTAATATGCCTTTTCTTTCCTTGTTCTTGTTCCTGTCCACCTTAAGTAATTTAGATGCCATCATGGGAACAACTGTAAGTGCTATCACAAGTGAAGCCACCAGTGAAAAGGTTATGGTCAAGGCCAGCTCCTTAAAAATTATGGCAGTCATGCCTTCAACGAATACTATAGGTATAAATACGGCAATTGTGGTCAGAGTTGATGCCACAACGGCCATGCTTACTTCCCCCGTACCTTCAATGGCTGCATCTTCCCTGGAATGCCCTTCCTCCCTAAACCTGAATATATTTTCCAATACCACTATGGAGTTATCCACCAGCATACCTATACCTAAGGCCAGACCTCCGAGAGTCATCATATTCAATGTGATTTTGCTGAAATATAAAAGGGCAAAGGTAGCTATAATGGAAACCGGGATGGACACGCCTATTATAAATGTAGTCCTTAAATTTCTTAAGAATAAGAACAATATAAGAATGGCCAGTATTCCGCCCTGTATGGCGCTGTTTGCCACATTATCAATAGAGAACCTTATGTATTCCGACTGATCCATTACAACTTCAAAATTTATGTTGGGAAAATCCTTCTTTAAATTTTCAAGCTCTTTTGTTACACTTTCAGCAACGGCCACGGTATTTGTGCCCGACTGCTTTTGTATCGATATATTTATGCTGTCTCTGCCGTTAGTCTTTACAATGCTTGTGGTATCCTTGTAATTCAATTGAACATCCGCTATGTCGCTTAAAGTTACCACACCGCCTGTTTGCAAAGGTATGGGAAGAGCCCTTATCTCATCCACGCTTTTAAATTCGCCTACAGTTTTTATGGTCAGCTTCTGATTTCCGTTTTGCACCTGACCTCCAGGCATATTTAAGTTTTCCGACGCCAGTATCTGTGAAAGGTAATCTAAAGACAGGCCGTAGCCTCTCATTTTTTGTTCGTTTACCAAAATTTCTATCTGATTTGTATATCCTCCCGTTGTGCTGACGGAAGCAATACCTTCCAGCCTTTCAAACCTGGGCTGAATGCTGTCTTCAGCTATTGCCTGAAGCTTTGATAATTCCATTGTACTTGTCAATGAAAGCTGGACTATGGCCTGGGCATTGGGGTCTATTTTTATTACCATGGGATCTCCCGCATCTTCAGGCAGCATTCCCTTAACCATGTCCACCTTTTCCCTCATTTCAAGGGATGTAAAATCCATATCGATTCCAAAGTCAAACTCCGCTATAACCACGGAATTGCCTTCGGATGACATGGAGGTTATGTTTTTTATATTGCTTACGGTACCTATGGCCCCTTCTATAGGCCTTGTTATGAGGTTTTCCACCTCCTGGGGCCCTGCTCCCGAATAGGATGTTGAAACTATTATAATTGGAATCTCGATATTGGGCAGCAAATCTATAGGAAGCCTTTGCAATGATACCGCACCTAAAATTATTATAATCAGGGTCAGCATCATGACGGTGACAGGCTTTTTGACTGAGAGCTTCGAAAGGTTCATCAATTATCACCTCTGACTATCTTAACTTTTGTTCCATTTTCTACATAGTCCTGCCCCTTGACAATTATATTTTCACCTTCGTTAAGACCGCTTATAACCTCAACTAATGAGCCGGTATCCATGCCAATTGCAACTTCCTTTTCAACGGCCGCATCATTTTCAACTACATATACGTAACTCTTTCCTTCTTTTTCTTTTATGCTTTCCTTTTTAACTATGATTGCATCATTAACCGTATCTGTGCTGAACTCCACCTTTGCAAACATTCCAGGCAGGATTTCCTGTTCTTTATTATCTATATTGATTATTACGGGATACATCTGAGTCTTGGAGTCTGCCACAGGGCTTATGTTTTCTATGTGGCCTGTATACTCCTTGCCGGGTATGGCAGTGAGAGCTATTTTAACCTCTTGTCCTAGCTTTAAGGAGCTTATCATATTTTCTGCAGCGCCTATCTGGACATTTACAATATCCATGTCCACGATGGTTACTGCAGGCTGGGCTGTGGATGCCATCTCCCCTGCTTCCACGTTTACAGCGGATACAATTCCCCTTATAGGTGATTCAATAACTGTGTTCTGTAAATTTTGCATTGCCTGGTTGTAGGATACTTCCGCCTGGCTTAACTGGGCGCTGTATAGATCAAGCTGTATGGAGGATGCAGCAAGCTCTGCCTGCTCTAAATCCTTCTTTGATATGGCGCCGCTGTCATATAAAGTTTTCATTCTATCATATGTAAGTTTTGCATTATTATATTTTTCCAAGTTCATTTGGTAATTAGCATTAGCCAAATCATAGGCAGCCTTTGTTGAATCCACCTGCTTTTGAATATCTTCGCGATCTAATGTCAGTAAAACCTGCTTTTCATTAACCTTGTCCCCCACCTTGACATTAACGGCTGCTACCTTCCCGGGGGCTTTGGGCATGACAGCTATTTCCTTATCAGGAAATACTTTGCCGCTTAATGTGGACATATTGGACAGGTTTTCCTTTTTTATAGTTTGTGTTTCAACAGGGGTATATATATCCGTCTGAGGCGCAGGTCCCGCAGATTGGGGCTGGCCGCCGCAGCCGGCTAAAATACTCACCAATACAAGAATAAGAATAGTCATGGATAAAAATTTCTTTTTCATTAATACTCCTCCATAAATTAATTATTATTGCTTTTATATTTAATATGGTTTGGTTACCACAGATCGGCATGGGCTGTAAAATAAACGGCAGATTAAGAATAGGTACATAACAAAATTATAATATCTTGTGCGCAAATATTAAACCCCTTGTTTAAGGTATACATTAGTCTTTTTAGCATAATTTCACATTTAACTATACCATATAATAATATCTTTTAATTCTGAATTAGTATTAAATTAAATATTAATTATTTATAAACTATTGCAGACAAGTTCAGATAAGGTACAGTGCCAAAAAAAGCCCTGAAATTTCTTTCAAAGCTTTTTTATATTTATTATATATCTTCCGTCCCGTCCTATGTTTATGACAGGAAGAGTTTTTGTGCTTTCAAAGGCATCATAGCCTGCCTTTATATTCTCCCAGAAATAAAGCAGTTCTGCATCATCCTTATGCCTCTCCTGCAGCTCCCGGAAGCCTATATCATCCATGATTTTTGGAAAAATGTGAACCTCAATCCTGTCCTGTCCCTGGGATACGGCTTCAACGGCAGCAATGTATAGCTCTTTTATGCCGTCATCATTAATGGGAATACAGCCGATAGTACTGCTGCCTCCGTGGATAAATATATCTCCTCCGGGATTTTCCCTGTACCCTAATATCATATCCGACTCATTCGGGTAATTGATGCTTAAGGATAGATAATATTTGCTCAAAGGATTAAAATAATCGATGAAATAAAAGCCTTCGGGCACCTGCTTATCACCTTCTTTTCTCTTAGGTCCTAAAACACCTGAGGATTTGCTTACCGGGTAGCTTTTTACAAGTGTGTAGGGCTTATCCTTTGAGCTTGACCAAAGCTCCAGTATCCCTTCTTCTTTAAAAACCCTTATGAATATGCTCTTGGGGGGGTATTTCACATTTTTCGAAGTGAAAATGTCTTTAAGCAATTTATTTTTTTCTTTGTAGGCCAGTTTTACTCTTTCATATTCCATCTGTTTTTCTTTGAACATTTTTCTTGTAAACCTCTGCAGTATCAATAGCCCTGCCATAACCAGAATAAATATTAAAACTGCCGCCGACTTTGTTGAATCCAATGCTTTTAAATTAAAAATATTATACAAAACTGTAGCCATTTTTAAAACCCTTTGCTTAACCTCCCCTTAAAAATATTGTTAACTATATAATATTCACGTCCATTGATTTTGTGAACTTCAAATAGGGATTTTTATGAAATGCCTTGATATATTTATACTTGCACAAATTTTGACAAGCTGAATATGATGGTATTATAAGTTTATATTTTTGAGGTGAATCTTTTGCTTCGTTATCCGATGCCTGCGGGCATGCCGTTACCTATGAATAATTTGGAATATGCAAGAGCATATGTTTTGATCCAGCCATACATGGGAGTTGTTCTTCCCGAAGAAGCATTAAAAAGAGGTACTGTTTTTCCATTCCTTTTAAAATCATATCTGCCTCAGCTTGAAAAGATCGAAAAGGGGGAAGATTAAATGAGAGAAATGGATGTTAAGGACCTTGTAAAGAGAATTAAAGAGCTTGAATTCGCTGCCGTTGACCTGAATCTGTTTCTTGATAATAACCCTACATGCCAGCAGGCTATATCCGACTTCAACATCGTTCATAAGGAATTGATGGATTTAAAGGAAATGTACAATATGAGGGTGGGGCCTTTGCAGAATTTCGGAAATTCCCCCAGCAAATCAGTCTGGACATGGGTTGACGAGCCCTGGCCCTGGGAAAGCGGCGAGTGATGAGGAGGAATAGTCATGTGGATTTATGAAAAGAAATTAGAATATCCGGTTCATATTAAAAATAAGGACTTAAAGCTGGCTAAATGCATAATGGCACAATATGGGGGACCTGACGGAGAATTAAGCGCATCACTCAGATATCTTGCACAGCGCCATACCATGCCTACGGGCAAATCAAAGGCACTGTTGAATGATATAGGCACTGAGGAATTAGCTCATGTTGAGATTGTATGTGCAATTATTTACCAGCTTACGAAAGATGCTACTCCTGAAGAGCTGAAAGAAGCAGGCCTCGGCGGATATTTCACACAGCATGATAACGCACTGTATCCTGCAGACGCAAACGGAGTTCCATGGACCGCAGCATTCATACAGTCTATTGGAGACCCTGTTACCGACCTGACAGAGGATATGGCAGCAGAGCAAAAAGCAAGGACAACATACGAACATCTTATTGCTCTCGCAGATGATCCTGACGTTATAGATCCCCTTAAATTCCTGTGGGCAAGGGAAGTCGTTCACTTCCAGCGCTTTGGCGAAGCACTGGTGGATGTACAGGAACGTTTAAACAGCAAAAGGTTTTTTTAATTTGCCTTAGACAGAAGAATGACTTCTGCTCGGTAAAAGTTTAAAAGGGGCTGTTGCATTTTGAACACTCAATATGCTATGTTCATTTACGTTGTTC
This region of Oxobacter pfennigii genomic DNA includes:
- a CDS encoding efflux RND transporter permease subunit, with amino-acid sequence MNLSKLSVKKPVTVMMLTLIIIILGAVSLQRLPIDLLPNIEIPIIIVSTSYSGAGPQEVENLITRPIEGAIGTVSNIKNITSMSSEGNSVVIAEFDFGIDMDFTSLEMREKVDMVKGMLPEDAGDPMVIKIDPNAQAIVQLSLTSTMELSKLQAIAEDSIQPRFERLEGIASVSTTGGYTNQIEILVNEQKMRGYGLSLDYLSQILASENLNMPGGQVQNGNQKLTIKTVGEFKSVDEIRALPIPLQTGGVVTLSDIADVQLNYKDTTSIVKTNGRDSINISIQKQSGTNTVAVAESVTKELENLKKDFPNINFEVVMDQSEYIRFSIDNVANSAIQGGILAILILFLFLRNLRTTFIIGVSIPVSIIATFALLYFSKITLNMMTLGGLALGIGMLVDNSIVVLENIFRFREEGHSREDAAIEGTGEVSMAVVASTLTTIAVFIPIVFVEGMTAIIFKELALTITFSLVASLVIALTVVPMMASKLLKVDRNKNKERKGILKIFSFIYAGFDKFFNGMESVYKKILNWALNHRKSTVFIAIAVFIASMVSLSTVGSEFFPQSDQGQISISISMPDGAEIEDVAKLVSDIEGKIEGIQEIKSVFSRAGSGGGYLGGGSNSGSITVMLKSLSERERGSLEVADEIRNLVKDIPGAKIGVTAATGSMGMMGGSPISISIKGDDLEELKRISDDFENIIRSVEGTREPSSSLDREVPEVQIKIDRRAATQYGLTASQIASAVRGNITGRTATTLKYDGDELDVVIKSDNLYNESLSNLKQIIIQTASGASVTIGQVAEVTIEKGPITINRDNQVRVVTVSSQIMGRDLLSVTNDINQKLMEYNMPDGYIFEIGGESQQQQEAFADLGMALVLALIIVYMVIASQFESLLNPFIIMLSVPFSFSGGALALALTRRSLSVPAFIGVIMLAGIVVNNAIVLIDYIITRRKRGEDRRTAVINAGPIRLRPILMTTLTTILGLMPMALGIGEGAETMAPMGTVVIGGLTLSTLLTLVFIPVTYTLFDDLSVFLKTKLFKRKNTVAGDITAEM
- a CDS encoding efflux RND transporter periplasmic adaptor subunit; its protein translation is MKKKFLSMTILILVLVSILAGCGGQPQSAGPAPQTDIYTPVETQTIKKENLSNMSTLSGKVFPDKEIAVMPKAPGKVAAVNVKVGDKVNEKQVLLTLDREDIQKQVDSTKAAYDLANANYQMNLEKYNNAKLTYDRMKTLYDSGAISKKDLEQAELAASSIQLDLYSAQLSQAEVSYNQAMQNLQNTVIESPIRGIVSAVNVEAGEMASTAQPAVTIVDMDIVNVQIGAAENMISSLKLGQEVKIALTAIPGKEYTGHIENISPVADSKTQMYPVIINIDNKEQEILPGMFAKVEFSTDTVNDAIIVKKESIKEKEGKSYVYVVENDAAVEKEVAIGMDTGSLVEVISGLNEGENIIVKGQDYVENGTKVKIVRGDN
- a CDS encoding L,D-transpeptidase family protein; protein product: MATVLYNIFNLKALDSTKSAAVLIFILVMAGLLILQRFTRKMFKEKQMEYERVKLAYKEKNKLLKDIFTSKNVKYPPKSIFIRVFKEEGILELWSSSKDKPYTLVKSYPVSKSSGVLGPKRKEGDKQVPEGFYFIDYFNPLSKYYLSLSINYPNESDMILGYRENPGGDIFIHGGSSTIGCIPINDDGIKELYIAAVEAVSQGQDRIEVHIFPKIMDDIGFRELQERHKDDAELLYFWENIKAGYDAFESTKTLPVINIGRDGRYIINIKKL
- a CDS encoding spore coat associated protein CotJA, translating into MNNLEYARAYVLIQPYMGVVLPEEALKRGTVFPFLLKSYLPQLEKIEKGED
- a CDS encoding spore coat protein CotJB, producing the protein MREMDVKDLVKRIKELEFAAVDLNLFLDNNPTCQQAISDFNIVHKELMDLKEMYNMRVGPLQNFGNSPSKSVWTWVDEPWPWESGE
- a CDS encoding manganese catalase family protein; the protein is MWIYEKKLEYPVHIKNKDLKLAKCIMAQYGGPDGELSASLRYLAQRHTMPTGKSKALLNDIGTEELAHVEIVCAIIYQLTKDATPEELKEAGLGGYFTQHDNALYPADANGVPWTAAFIQSIGDPVTDLTEDMAAEQKARTTYEHLIALADDPDVIDPLKFLWAREVVHFQRFGEALVDVQERLNSKRFF